From the genome of Streptomyces sp. V1I1, one region includes:
- the pcaB gene encoding 3-carboxy-cis,cis-muconate cycloisomerase: MTYESDDGLLAPGRAGSPAESATSDAAFLQAMLDAEAALTRAQAACGLAPEEAARAVTSAADAAHFDVRDVALRARSGGNPVIPLVGDLTAAVPHEAAEYVHRGATSQDILDTAAMLVASRTLSLILDDLGRTSGALERLAREHRDTVMPGRTLTQHAVPTTFGLKAAGWRSLVLDARDRLAAVRESLPAQLGGAAGTLAAFSAWADTGEVVGPRLVAAYAQETGLREPPLPWHTLRTPVADLAGALAFTAGALGKAAVDVLTLSRTEIGEVREGRGGGSSAMPHKANPVRATLVAAAARRAPALASVLYASMAAEDERPAGAWHAEWEPLRDLLRLVGGAARDAAELTEGLRVHPDLMREHLDLTDGLIVSERLAAVLGARLGRARAKGLLATAAERARAKGESLTDVLGEVPGLVGLLPAELTDPARYTGSAGTLTDRALERR; the protein is encoded by the coding sequence ATGACGTACGAGAGCGACGACGGACTGCTGGCCCCCGGGCGGGCGGGCTCCCCCGCCGAGTCCGCCACCTCCGACGCCGCGTTCCTCCAGGCGATGCTCGATGCCGAGGCGGCGCTCACTCGCGCGCAGGCAGCGTGCGGGCTCGCGCCCGAGGAAGCGGCCCGGGCGGTGACTTCAGCGGCGGACGCGGCCCACTTCGACGTACGCGACGTGGCTCTGCGCGCCCGCTCCGGCGGCAATCCGGTGATCCCGCTGGTCGGGGACCTGACCGCCGCGGTGCCGCATGAGGCGGCCGAGTATGTCCACCGGGGAGCCACCAGTCAGGACATCCTCGACACGGCGGCGATGCTGGTCGCCTCGCGGACGCTGTCCCTCATCCTCGACGACCTCGGACGGACCTCCGGCGCGCTGGAGCGGCTGGCCCGGGAGCACCGCGACACGGTGATGCCGGGCCGCACACTCACCCAGCACGCCGTGCCGACCACGTTCGGGCTGAAGGCGGCCGGCTGGCGGTCACTGGTGCTGGACGCCCGCGACCGCCTCGCTGCTGTACGGGAGTCCCTGCCTGCCCAACTCGGCGGCGCGGCAGGCACTTTGGCGGCCTTCAGCGCCTGGGCGGACACCGGCGAGGTGGTGGGACCACGACTGGTGGCCGCGTACGCGCAGGAGACCGGGCTCAGGGAGCCGCCGCTGCCCTGGCACACCCTGCGCACTCCGGTCGCCGACCTCGCGGGCGCCCTCGCTTTCACGGCGGGGGCACTGGGCAAGGCGGCCGTCGATGTGCTCACCCTCTCCCGCACCGAGATCGGTGAGGTGCGCGAGGGCCGCGGCGGTGGCTCATCCGCAATGCCACACAAGGCCAACCCGGTACGCGCCACGCTCGTCGCTGCGGCCGCGCGACGGGCTCCCGCCCTCGCCTCCGTGCTGTACGCCTCGATGGCGGCCGAGGACGAGCGGCCGGCCGGCGCCTGGCACGCCGAGTGGGAGCCACTGCGCGACCTGCTGCGGCTCGTCGGGGGCGCCGCCCGGGATGCCGCCGAACTCACCGAAGGCCTGCGGGTCCATCCGGATCTGATGCGCGAACACCTCGATCTCACCGACGGGTTGATCGTCTCGGAGCGCCTGGCCGCGGTCCTCGGCGCTCGTCTGGGCCGGGCCCGCGCGAAGGGGCTCCTGGCCACCGCCGCCGAACGGGCCCGTGCGAAAGGCGAAAGCCTCACGGATGTCCTCGGCGAAGTCCCGGGCCTGGTCGGGCTCCTGCCGGCCGAACTCACCGACCCCGCCCGCTACACCGGATCCGCCGGTACCCTCACCGACCGCGCATTGGAACGCCGATGA
- the pcaG gene encoding protocatechuate 3,4-dioxygenase subunit alpha gives MSTPPTPSQTVGPFYGYALPFTGGGEVAPAGHPDTITLHGHVYDGAGNPVPDALVETWQPAPDGSRTGRPGSLRHDPVTGRVVGRDGVDFTGFGRVPTDADGRWAVRTLPPGGVPYICVAVFARGLLHHLYTRAYLEDTPGDALLDTLEPARRATLIAHSGPHGTYRFDVRLQGDGETVFLEF, from the coding sequence ATGTCCACGCCGCCCACGCCTTCGCAGACCGTCGGCCCGTTCTACGGATACGCCCTGCCGTTCACCGGCGGCGGCGAGGTCGCCCCAGCAGGCCACCCCGACACCATCACCCTGCACGGCCATGTGTACGACGGTGCCGGAAACCCCGTACCGGACGCGCTCGTCGAGACCTGGCAGCCCGCTCCGGACGGCTCCCGCACGGGACGGCCGGGATCGCTGCGCCACGACCCCGTCACCGGCAGGGTCGTCGGCCGCGACGGCGTGGACTTCACCGGTTTCGGCCGGGTGCCGACCGATGCCGACGGTCGCTGGGCCGTCCGTACGCTTCCGCCCGGCGGAGTCCCGTACATCTGCGTCGCCGTTTTCGCCCGCGGTTTGCTGCACCACCTGTACACACGCGCCTATCTGGAGGACACGCCCGGGGACGCACTCCTCGACACACTCGAACCGGCCCGGCGGGCAACACTGATCGCCCACTCCGGACCGCACGGCACGTACCGCTTCGACGTCCGCCTGCAGGGCGACGGCGAAACGGTCTTCCTGGAGTTCTGA
- the pcaH gene encoding protocatechuate 3,4-dioxygenase subunit beta — protein MTSEPLPDGLSQRDIDDEIAKVPAAVAGGHHPPRDYPPYRSSHLRHPHRPLIPMRDPEAVELSGPAFGVTDVTDLDRDLTRQHLGEPLGERITVTGRILDRAGRPVRGQLVELWQANASGRYAHQLDQHPAPLDPNFTGSGRCLTDDEGRYSFTTIKPGAYPWRNHVNAWRPAHIHFSLFGTAFTQRLVTQMYFPGDPLFAYDPVLQSVTDSGARERLVAAYDHDLSVPEWSLGYRWDIVLDGPSATWTEEGH, from the coding sequence ATGACCTCCGAGCCCCTGCCCGACGGCCTGAGCCAGCGGGACATCGACGACGAGATCGCCAAGGTGCCGGCCGCCGTGGCCGGCGGGCACCACCCGCCGCGCGACTACCCGCCGTACCGCAGCAGCCACTTGCGCCATCCGCACCGGCCGCTGATACCCATGCGCGACCCCGAGGCCGTCGAGCTGTCCGGGCCCGCCTTCGGCGTCACCGACGTCACCGACCTGGACCGCGATCTGACCCGGCAGCACCTGGGCGAGCCCCTCGGAGAGCGGATCACCGTCACCGGCCGCATCCTCGACCGCGCCGGCCGGCCGGTACGCGGCCAGCTCGTCGAGCTGTGGCAGGCCAACGCCTCCGGCAGGTACGCGCATCAGCTCGACCAGCACCCCGCGCCGCTCGACCCGAACTTCACCGGCTCCGGGCGCTGCCTCACCGACGACGAGGGCCGCTACAGCTTTACGACGATCAAGCCCGGCGCGTACCCGTGGCGCAACCACGTGAACGCATGGCGCCCGGCCCACATCCACTTCTCGCTCTTCGGGACCGCGTTCACCCAGCGTCTGGTCACGCAGATGTACTTTCCGGGCGACCCGCTCTTCGCGTATGACCCGGTGCTGCAGTCCGTCACCGACAGCGGTGCCCGCGAGCGTCTCGTGGCCGCCTATGACCACGATCTGTCCGTCCCCGAGTGGTCACTCGGATACCGCTGGGACATCGTCCTGGACGGCCCGTCAGCCACCTGGACCGAGGAAGGCCACTGA
- a CDS encoding MarR family winged helix-turn-helix transcriptional regulator, which translates to MSAVDLSSHPGHLARRLQQAHHLLWNTMVSEETTSPQFAVLNALVADPGLDQRTVGERVGLDRSTIAEVISRLDRRGLLYKVRDPQDGRRFLLRVTDEGVRTHRKVSLRTARMNQVFLAPLAPEEQALFLKLMRRVADAAEELRNPAESLGATQSRAARP; encoded by the coding sequence GTGTCTGCGGTCGACCTGAGCAGCCATCCAGGACACCTGGCACGGCGCCTCCAGCAGGCCCACCATCTGCTGTGGAACACGATGGTCTCCGAGGAGACCACCTCGCCCCAGTTCGCCGTCCTCAACGCCCTGGTCGCCGACCCGGGCCTGGACCAGCGCACGGTGGGGGAGCGGGTCGGCCTGGACCGCTCGACCATCGCCGAGGTGATCAGCAGGCTGGACCGGCGCGGCCTGCTGTACAAGGTGCGAGACCCCCAGGACGGCCGGCGCTTTCTGCTCCGCGTCACGGACGAGGGGGTCCGTACGCACCGTAAGGTCTCGCTGCGTACGGCCAGGATGAACCAGGTCTTCCTCGCCCCGCTCGCCCCGGAGGAGCAGGCGCTCTTCCTCAAGCTGATGCGGCGCGTCGCGGACGCCGCCGAAGAGCTGCGCAACCCCGCCGAGTCCCTCGGTGCGACGCAATCGCGCGCGGCACGTCCATGA